A DNA window from Candidatus Baltobacteraceae bacterium contains the following coding sequences:
- a CDS encoding M81 family metallopeptidase, translating to MKILTGALITETNTFSPIPTGWTAFERSRIQRGAQAPFEISSWEFAPLVRWRELAERDGHIVVESIAAFAEPGGRTVRAVYESLRDELLAAVKKAQPLDVVLLYLHGAMAADGYDDCDGDVLARCRQLVGPGVVIGTELDLHGNLSDTMVSAATAIVAYKEYPHTDMVERAEDLYRICLGAATGKTTPVMVMEDCHMIGLFPTGTSPMRDLVDEAAEAERNGLLSVTLMHGFPWADVAGCGSKVLAIADGDAQEAKRAALHFAEKFRDVRQAATLHAESIDDAIDDALESAERPVVLADISDNAGGGAPGDSTFLLRRLLERNVRGVITGTYYDPIAVELCADAGAGATIDVRIGGKLGPASGDPLDLRVTVRSVVNNHSQTAMDRSGPADLGRSAWVSVDGIDIALASVRSQVFFPDAFTGLGIPLDSCRIIALKSTHHFWAGFSTIAKRAIYVKAPGALQIDFANMGYKTRELDYWPRV from the coding sequence GTGAAAATTCTTACCGGCGCGCTGATTACCGAGACAAATACCTTCTCCCCCATCCCGACGGGCTGGACGGCGTTCGAACGCTCGCGCATTCAACGCGGCGCCCAAGCGCCGTTCGAGATCTCGAGTTGGGAGTTCGCCCCGCTCGTCCGCTGGCGCGAACTAGCCGAGCGAGATGGCCATATCGTGGTCGAAAGCATCGCGGCGTTTGCCGAACCCGGAGGCCGCACGGTGCGGGCCGTCTACGAATCTCTGCGCGACGAACTCTTGGCTGCCGTCAAAAAAGCGCAGCCGCTCGACGTCGTATTGCTGTATCTGCACGGCGCGATGGCAGCGGACGGGTACGACGACTGCGACGGCGACGTGCTCGCTCGCTGCCGCCAACTCGTCGGGCCCGGCGTCGTGATCGGTACCGAACTCGATCTTCACGGCAACCTCAGCGATACGATGGTCTCGGCGGCGACGGCGATCGTCGCGTACAAAGAGTATCCGCACACCGACATGGTCGAGCGCGCCGAAGATCTCTACCGAATCTGTCTCGGCGCTGCAACCGGCAAGACCACTCCGGTTATGGTGATGGAAGACTGTCACATGATCGGGTTGTTCCCGACCGGCACGTCGCCGATGCGCGATCTCGTCGATGAGGCAGCCGAAGCCGAACGTAACGGCCTGCTGTCGGTCACGCTGATGCACGGCTTTCCATGGGCCGACGTCGCAGGTTGCGGCTCAAAGGTGCTCGCCATCGCCGACGGTGACGCGCAAGAGGCTAAGCGCGCCGCGCTGCACTTCGCCGAGAAGTTCCGCGACGTGCGTCAGGCGGCTACGCTGCACGCCGAATCGATCGACGACGCCATCGACGATGCGCTCGAAAGCGCCGAACGGCCGGTCGTTCTTGCCGACATCTCCGACAACGCCGGCGGCGGCGCGCCGGGCGACAGCACGTTCTTATTGCGCCGGCTGCTCGAGCGCAACGTTCGCGGCGTGATTACCGGTACGTACTACGATCCTATAGCCGTCGAGCTGTGCGCCGATGCAGGAGCTGGTGCTACGATCGACGTGCGGATCGGCGGAAAACTGGGGCCCGCCTCGGGCGATCCGCTCGACCTGCGCGTCACGGTTCGATCCGTCGTCAACAACCACTCGCAAACCGCGATGGATCGGAGCGGTCCGGCCGATCTGGGTCGGTCGGCGTGGGTCAGCGTCGACGGCATCGACATCGCACTCGCATCGGTTCGCTCGCAGGTCTTCTTCCCCGACGCGTTCACCGGCTTGGGAATCCCCCTCGATTCGTGCCGCATTATCGCCCTCAAGTCGACACACCACTTCTGGGCCGGATTTTCGACGATCGCAAAACGGGCAATCTACGTCAAAGCGCCGGGCGCGCTTCAAATCGACTTCGCCAACATGGGTTACAAAACGCGGGAGCTAGACTATTGGCCACGAGTATGA
- a CDS encoding serine hydrolase has product MTTSLEASIERAVADWPVVGLGCGIIAGGETLLSRGFGVRRLGGTEPVDDRTLFAIGSVSKSFTGAAVAMLIDEGRISWDSRVVDHLPSFRIFDPWVTREMTVRDLLTHRSGLERGDFMWYKSGYDAAEVMRRVAHLQPSWSFRTTFGYQNIMYLAAGELITALTGKSWDDFIRERILTPLRMSDSHASVASVDPKGNLAQPHARIDNELVKITSHEGFNMNPAGSIYSNARDMLAWLRLAIDGGVYDGRRLLSTGASRMTQTPQMLIAQSAWSELFPEAEFLSYATGWFVCSYRGLTVVTHGGNIDGMSAVAAVVPEKRFGVTALANVNSCRLPQALVYHTIDSVIFDRPRTWLVEFREREVFGRERLDYAEEDRKRSTIPGTAASRPLEAYAGTYGDDFYGTAAVAHRDGGLHFAFIGFEGALEHWQFDSFTVAIDDPYLRTYKSVVRFELDDFGEPVGLTLVVVGGLRIGLQKTRPEPEPADVPVDALRAFVGTYVSKPASLAIAIDLLGDTLKATVPGSIGGSSEDFVVKSLVPIAKDRLAIASTQATLLRRDGGTLLLEVPHQLPVTFARV; this is encoded by the coding sequence ATGACGACGTCTCTCGAAGCATCCATCGAGCGCGCAGTTGCCGATTGGCCGGTCGTGGGCCTCGGCTGCGGCATCATCGCCGGCGGCGAAACGCTGCTTTCGCGAGGCTTCGGCGTGCGGCGGCTGGGCGGCACGGAACCGGTCGACGATCGCACGCTGTTTGCGATCGGATCGGTATCGAAATCGTTCACGGGCGCCGCGGTCGCGATGCTTATCGACGAGGGCCGGATCTCTTGGGATAGCCGCGTCGTCGACCACCTTCCGTCATTCCGGATATTCGATCCGTGGGTGACGCGCGAAATGACCGTGCGCGATCTGCTGACGCACCGCAGCGGCCTCGAACGCGGCGATTTCATGTGGTATAAAAGCGGCTATGACGCCGCCGAAGTGATGCGCCGCGTCGCGCATTTGCAGCCGTCGTGGAGCTTCCGCACGACCTTCGGTTATCAGAACATCATGTACCTCGCGGCGGGCGAGCTCATTACCGCGCTCACGGGCAAATCCTGGGACGATTTCATTCGCGAGCGCATCCTTACCCCACTGCGCATGTCCGATAGTCACGCGTCGGTCGCATCGGTCGATCCCAAAGGAAACCTCGCGCAGCCGCACGCACGCATCGACAACGAGCTCGTGAAAATCACCTCGCACGAAGGATTCAACATGAATCCGGCCGGCTCGATCTACTCCAACGCACGCGACATGCTGGCGTGGCTGCGCCTCGCCATCGACGGCGGAGTTTACGACGGTCGACGTCTGCTTTCAACGGGGGCGTCGCGCATGACGCAAACCCCGCAAATGCTCATCGCACAATCGGCGTGGAGCGAGCTCTTTCCCGAAGCGGAGTTTTTGAGCTACGCGACCGGGTGGTTCGTCTGTTCGTACCGCGGACTCACGGTCGTCACCCATGGCGGGAATATCGACGGCATGAGCGCCGTTGCGGCCGTCGTGCCGGAAAAACGCTTCGGCGTTACTGCGCTGGCGAACGTCAATAGCTGCCGTCTGCCGCAAGCTCTCGTCTATCACACGATCGATAGCGTGATCTTCGATCGGCCGAGGACCTGGCTAGTCGAGTTTCGCGAGCGAGAAGTCTTCGGGCGCGAACGTCTCGACTACGCCGAGGAGGACCGCAAGCGCTCGACGATTCCGGGAACGGCGGCGTCGCGGCCGCTCGAAGCCTACGCCGGCACCTACGGCGATGACTTCTACGGAACGGCGGCAGTCGCGCACCGCGACGGCGGACTGCATTTCGCCTTCATCGGCTTCGAGGGCGCGCTGGAGCACTGGCAGTTCGACAGTTTCACCGTTGCCATCGACGATCCGTATTTGCGTACCTACAAGTCCGTGGTGCGCTTCGAGCTCGACGACTTCGGCGAGCCGGTTGGATTGACGCTCGTCGTCGTTGGCGGCTTACGCATCGGTTTGCAGAAAACGCGTCCCGAACCAGAGCCCGCCGACGTGCCCGTGGACGCGTTGCGCGCGTTCGTCGGAACCTACGTTTCGAAGCCCGCGTCGCTCGCCATCGCGATCGATCTGCTCGGCGACACGCTCAAGGCGACCGTTCCGGGCAGCATCGGCGGCAGCAGCGAAGACTTCGTGGTGAAATCGCTCGTGCCGATCGCCAAGGACCGCCTCGCCATCGCCTCCACGCAAGCCACGCTGCTGCGGCGCGACGGCGGTACGCTGCTCCTGGAGGTGCCGCACCAGCTACCGGTAACATTCGCCCGGGTATGA
- a CDS encoding dipeptide epimerase, whose translation MRNIALQRPRLIARTERWSFKKPFRITGYEFTESDVLVVEARVGEACGRGEALGVYYHDDDPESGRRQIEEVAARLDAGASIDELVTGLPPGGARNAADCALWDLRAKLGGRAVWQLLGLEAPKPVRTTYTVGAGEPAEMAQTALEYTRARALKLKLTGDDDAERVRAVRAARPEAWIAVDANQAFTRESLERLMPALQECAVALIEQPFPIGREALLDGFSSPIPIAADESVQDSSDLPKVEGRFDVVNIKLDKCGGLTEGFAMLGQIRRMGIRPMVGCMGGTSLSMAPGFLLGQMCDVVDLDGPILFESDREPPARYDDEGRIFCAEDVWGGPA comes from the coding sequence GTGCGAAATATTGCCTTGCAGCGACCCCGGCTGATTGCGCGAACGGAGCGCTGGTCGTTTAAGAAACCGTTCCGCATAACCGGCTACGAGTTCACCGAATCCGACGTGCTGGTCGTCGAGGCTCGCGTCGGCGAGGCGTGCGGCCGCGGGGAAGCGCTCGGCGTCTACTATCACGACGACGACCCGGAAAGCGGGCGCCGGCAGATCGAAGAGGTAGCCGCGCGTCTCGACGCGGGTGCGAGCATCGACGAACTCGTCACCGGGTTGCCGCCCGGCGGTGCGCGCAACGCGGCGGATTGCGCCTTATGGGACCTGCGCGCCAAGCTGGGCGGACGCGCGGTGTGGCAGCTCCTAGGCTTGGAGGCACCCAAACCGGTGCGCACGACGTATACCGTCGGCGCGGGCGAGCCGGCCGAAATGGCGCAGACGGCGCTTGAGTATACGCGGGCGCGAGCGCTCAAGCTGAAGTTGACGGGCGACGATGATGCGGAGCGGGTGCGCGCCGTGCGCGCGGCGCGGCCCGAAGCGTGGATTGCCGTCGATGCCAATCAAGCTTTCACGCGCGAGTCGCTCGAGCGTCTCATGCCCGCGCTGCAAGAGTGTGCCGTCGCGCTGATCGAGCAGCCGTTTCCGATCGGTCGTGAAGCGCTGCTCGACGGCTTCTCGTCGCCGATTCCGATCGCCGCCGACGAGAGCGTACAGGATTCATCGGACCTTCCCAAGGTCGAGGGGCGATTCGACGTCGTCAACATCAAGCTCGACAAGTGCGGCGGCCTGACGGAAGGCTTCGCAATGCTTGGCCAGATTCGCCGGATGGGCATTCGTCCGATGGTCGGCTGCATGGGCGGAACGTCGCTCTCGATGGCGCCCGGATTTTTGTTGGGACAGATGTGCGACGTGGTCGACCTCGACGGACCGATTCTCTTCGAAAGCGATCGCGAGCCGCCGGCACGGTACGACGACGAAGGCCGCATCTTCTGCGCCGAGGACGTGTGGGGCGGCCCGGCGTGA
- a CDS encoding serine hydrolase domain-containing protein produces the protein MTHHRYLVIALVAALLAMPAARAAADAFSPAQQAQIDAIARRQLAAQNISGLTVGVGRNGKLLFARGYGLRDRGRKLSADGGTAYAIGSITKQFTAAAVMLLAQSGQLDPHAKLSRYLPGVRHSNEVTVRELLDQISGLQDYLVDKPLLESIENGTVSYHPAAYYVKIGADLPLDFPPGSKWEYSNTNYAALGLVIERVSRESYQRFLANEIWQSRMPHTTYLRRSLPPGNNASQGYNFAKGRFSLVKPYDMSWANAAGALSSTVGDLVTWDGLFFGGRILDAATLRAALAAPKNRPLLTSKDQRDNIAQSYASGWVHGQDEGRALVWHNGGTIGYRTMNLVFPDGLEVVVLTNATDGKPEPIALQVARMLYGGGR, from the coding sequence ATGACGCACCACCGTTATTTGGTCATCGCCCTCGTCGCCGCGCTTCTCGCGATGCCGGCAGCCCGGGCGGCAGCCGACGCGTTCTCACCCGCGCAGCAAGCGCAGATCGACGCGATCGCGAGGCGCCAACTCGCGGCGCAAAATATCTCCGGCTTAACGGTCGGCGTCGGGCGAAACGGTAAGCTGCTGTTCGCTCGCGGCTACGGATTGCGCGATCGCGGGCGGAAGCTCTCGGCCGACGGCGGCACCGCGTACGCGATCGGTTCGATCACCAAGCAGTTCACCGCGGCGGCCGTGATGCTGCTCGCACAAAGCGGCCAACTCGACCCGCACGCGAAGCTGTCGCGCTATCTCCCCGGCGTTCGCCATAGCAATGAGGTCACGGTCCGCGAGCTGCTCGACCAAATCTCCGGGCTGCAAGATTATCTGGTCGACAAACCGCTGCTCGAGTCGATCGAGAACGGCACTGTCAGCTACCATCCGGCTGCTTATTACGTGAAGATCGGAGCGGATCTGCCGCTCGATTTTCCGCCCGGTTCTAAATGGGAGTACAGCAACACCAACTATGCGGCACTCGGGCTGGTGATCGAGCGCGTCAGCCGCGAATCGTACCAGCGCTTTCTCGCTAACGAAATCTGGCAGTCGCGGATGCCGCACACAACGTATCTGCGCCGGTCGCTGCCGCCGGGCAACAACGCGTCGCAGGGATACAATTTTGCCAAAGGCCGCTTTTCGCTGGTCAAACCATACGACATGAGTTGGGCGAATGCAGCGGGCGCATTGTCTTCCACGGTCGGCGACCTCGTGACGTGGGACGGTCTCTTCTTCGGGGGCCGGATTCTCGATGCGGCAACGCTGCGCGCGGCGCTCGCCGCGCCGAAGAATCGCCCGCTGCTCACTTCAAAAGATCAGCGCGACAACATCGCGCAAAGCTACGCCTCGGGGTGGGTGCACGGCCAAGACGAAGGCCGCGCGCTCGTCTGGCACAACGGCGGCACGATCGGCTACCGCACGATGAACCTCGTCTTTCCCGACGGCCTCGAGGTGGTCGTGCTCACCAACGCCACCGACGGCAAACCCGAGCCGATCGCTTTGCAAGTCGCGCGGATGCTTTACGGCGGCGGCAGATAG
- a CDS encoding DUF1611 domain-containing protein, producing the protein MNARYAVEGRRHAVLTEGFLTDVHGKTAHGVLRYRPEQVVAVIDSQHAGKRVRDVMPSLRVDVPIVATVAQALVYEPLSLLVGFATDGGAIPPALRAPILQAIDAGLDVISGLHEVLTDDPEIASRAASKGVALVDVRVPPAKIPLFSGAAYKEPRPVVLAVGSDCAVGKMTAMLEIERAARESGQKAEFIATGQTGILITGKGIAVDRVISDFVTGAAEQLVLTADPEASVLLVEGQGSIFHPAYAPVTFGLLYGCAPDAMLLCHRPGLRNVLGFSQRVPDLRTLVEMHERIVSFVKPARVIGIVLDTSALDEKTAREAIDEAERETGLPADDPVRNTGAKMWHAVEGLLVKR; encoded by the coding sequence GTGAACGCACGCTACGCGGTAGAGGGACGGCGCCACGCGGTTCTCACCGAAGGTTTTCTTACCGACGTGCACGGCAAAACGGCGCACGGCGTTCTGCGCTATCGCCCCGAACAAGTGGTAGCGGTCATCGATTCACAGCACGCCGGCAAGCGCGTGCGCGACGTTATGCCTTCGCTGCGCGTTGACGTACCGATCGTCGCGACGGTGGCGCAAGCCCTGGTCTACGAGCCGCTTTCGCTGCTCGTCGGCTTCGCGACCGACGGCGGCGCCATTCCGCCGGCGCTGCGCGCGCCGATTCTTCAGGCGATCGATGCCGGCCTCGACGTCATCAGCGGCTTGCACGAGGTGTTGACGGACGATCCGGAGATCGCGTCGCGTGCCGCGAGCAAAGGCGTCGCGCTCGTCGACGTACGCGTGCCGCCGGCAAAGATTCCGCTCTTTAGCGGCGCTGCGTATAAGGAACCGCGTCCGGTCGTGTTGGCCGTCGGCAGCGATTGCGCAGTCGGCAAGATGACCGCGATGCTCGAAATCGAGCGCGCGGCGCGCGAAAGCGGTCAGAAGGCCGAGTTCATCGCCACCGGACAGACCGGGATCCTCATCACCGGCAAAGGGATTGCGGTCGATCGCGTGATCTCCGATTTCGTTACCGGGGCGGCCGAGCAACTCGTATTGACCGCCGACCCCGAGGCAAGCGTGCTGCTCGTCGAAGGGCAAGGCTCGATCTTTCATCCCGCGTACGCGCCGGTCACGTTCGGATTGCTCTACGGCTGCGCGCCCGACGCGATGCTGCTCTGTCATCGGCCGGGCTTGCGGAACGTCTTGGGATTTTCGCAGCGGGTCCCCGATTTACGTACGCTCGTCGAGATGCACGAGCGCATCGTGAGCTTCGTGAAACCGGCGCGCGTGATCGGCATCGTGCTCGACACATCGGCACTCGACGAGAAAACCGCGCGCGAAGCGATCGACGAGGCGGAACGCGAGACGGGTTTGCCGGCCGACGACCCGGTGCGTAACACCGGAGCCAAGATGTGGCACGCAGTGGAAGGACTGCT
- a CDS encoding peptide ABC transporter substrate-binding protein, whose translation MLACANACSQTVNGTQARDRLVVGRIADVQSLNPLLLQGADTAAIGPLVFSYLLGAGPGGSLAPDVAVAVPSLRNGGVSPDGKTIVYRLRKNVLWQDGKPLTSADVAFTYRQVMNPRNDVPTRDVWDRIASIDTPDPQTVRIRLRAPNSAVLSYFFGPDGNYPILPEHLLRGYSDLNHAAFNAMPVGSGPFRVVQWTRADHITLQRFDRYFGGTPELREIVLKILASQTTELVEMRTHEIDATVEGSITQLQDFAGIPGVRAVRAPVYGGALIAFNVRDPMVADVRVRRAIAEAADLPRLVAQASHGTLNTVDAGRGLYGPDYDSGIQGAPAYDLADANRLLDAAGWPRDGSGTRQRNGVSLAPTFVYIQSRPEVQAFALLLQAQLQRAGIALTLRPYTEQEYGAPASAGGPLFSGRFQMALLNLLIALDPSTGYLFGCDDGTPTGFNVTRYCNPEVDRANAASLRTYDPKERAAQSAVVQREVARDLPLVPVWQQANAVAYPGNLSGVDPAAYFIFGNVAKWRYLPPP comes from the coding sequence GTGCTTGCTTGTGCGAACGCGTGTAGCCAAACCGTTAACGGAACGCAGGCGCGCGACCGGCTCGTCGTCGGCAGGATAGCCGACGTGCAGTCCCTCAATCCGCTGCTGCTCCAAGGGGCCGATACTGCAGCGATTGGTCCGCTCGTCTTTTCATATCTGCTCGGCGCGGGGCCGGGCGGTTCGCTTGCGCCCGACGTTGCCGTCGCAGTACCGTCGCTACGAAACGGCGGTGTTTCGCCGGACGGCAAGACGATCGTTTACCGGCTGCGCAAAAACGTGCTGTGGCAAGACGGCAAGCCGTTGACCTCGGCCGACGTCGCGTTTACGTATCGACAGGTGATGAATCCACGCAACGACGTTCCGACGCGCGACGTCTGGGATCGCATCGCGTCGATCGATACGCCCGATCCGCAGACGGTTCGGATACGTCTGCGGGCGCCCAACTCGGCTGTGCTTTCGTACTTCTTCGGACCGGACGGCAACTATCCGATTTTGCCCGAGCACCTGCTGCGGGGATACAGCGATCTCAATCACGCGGCGTTCAACGCGATGCCGGTGGGCAGCGGGCCGTTTCGCGTCGTGCAGTGGACGCGTGCCGACCACATTACGCTGCAACGTTTCGATCGGTACTTCGGCGGCACGCCGGAGTTGCGCGAAATCGTTCTGAAGATCCTCGCGTCGCAAACCACCGAGCTCGTCGAAATGCGGACGCACGAGATCGACGCGACGGTCGAGGGAAGCATCACGCAATTGCAAGATTTCGCGGGGATTCCCGGCGTACGCGCCGTGCGTGCGCCCGTGTACGGCGGCGCGCTCATCGCCTTCAACGTGCGCGATCCGATGGTCGCCGACGTTCGCGTGCGGCGCGCGATCGCGGAAGCGGCCGATTTGCCGCGGCTGGTCGCGCAGGCAAGTCACGGCACGCTAAATACCGTCGACGCCGGTCGCGGTTTGTACGGGCCCGACTACGATTCGGGCATCCAAGGCGCGCCGGCGTACGATTTGGCGGACGCGAACCGGCTGCTCGATGCCGCCGGATGGCCGCGCGACGGATCCGGCACGCGGCAGCGTAACGGCGTTTCGCTTGCACCGACGTTCGTCTACATTCAATCGAGACCGGAGGTCCAAGCCTTCGCGCTGCTCCTTCAGGCACAGCTGCAGCGAGCGGGCATTGCCCTGACCTTACGACCGTACACCGAACAGGAATACGGCGCGCCGGCGAGTGCCGGCGGCCCGCTATTTAGCGGACGCTTTCAAATGGCACTGCTGAACCTGCTCATCGCGCTCGATCCGTCGACGGGGTATCTGTTCGGCTGCGACGACGGTACGCCGACCGGATTCAACGTTACCCGCTACTGCAATCCCGAAGTCGATCGCGCGAATGCCGCCAGTCTGCGAACGTACGACCCGAAGGAGCGCGCCGCGCAGTCGGCGGTCGTACAGCGCGAAGTCGCGCGCGATCTTCCGCTCGTCCCCGTGTGGCAGCAGGCCAACGCCGTGGCCTATCCAGGGAATCTCTCCGGAGTCGACCCCGCGGCGTACTTCATTTTCGGGAATGTCGCGAAGTGGCGCTATCTGCCGCCGCCGTAA